A stretch of the Hypomesus transpacificus isolate Combined female chromosome 12, fHypTra1, whole genome shotgun sequence genome encodes the following:
- the mpp4b gene encoding MAGUK p55 subfamily member 4 → MKQAGEAQVVTAHAELGEHGLKQILTDVIKEVKISIDKDINGADLLYTLLNAPWLKSLLKVYEFLQQHHRSPPSPVLPHASALCHQVLADLRSVAEPSPEAQELNTLLRGSHLQALLSAHDTVAQKDYEPVLPPLPDNLPDDEEATRIVCLVKNKQTLGATIKRNESTGEISVARVIHGGLADRSGLLHAGDRIIEVNGYPVEGLDPEHVIQILAQSQGTIMFKVVPITERAVNNQTMLYMRAMADYNPQQDSAIPCADAGMSFRRGDLLEIVDQTDALWWQAKKLPSTSACAGLVPSSKLLRRKQKEFWWSQPFQPSTCIKTLSTVEEEEDFLAIDVKDVEADEEAFDSEELKEDEGDFSSTDGVYLAGFRRSLRLCRRRSHSANQSCHSRCASALANPYEEVVRYQRQPQDQHRVIALLGPSGVGVNELRRRLIEINPDFFQGPVPHTTRAPKSYEKSGREYHFIGREMFENMMFNQRFLEYGEYKGHLYGTSLDAVKDVLSRGKMCVIDIEPKAIPYVRTHELRAYIIFVKPPCAERMRETRQNAQITPNYYVNRPFKEEDIQEIEDATRKMEMHFCQFFNHVIVNDDLQDSCLQLLTAVRRAQDEPQWLPVSWIRPTDQS, encoded by the exons ATGAAGCAGGCGGGGGAGGCGCAGGTGGTGACGGCTCACGCGGAATTAGGAGAACACG gCCTTAAGCAGATCCTGACTGATGTGATCAAGGAGGTGAAGATATCCATTGACAAGGACATCAACGGAGCAGATCTGCTGTACACATTGCTGAATGCTCCATGGCTCAAATCTCTGCTCAAG GTGTATGAGTTCCTTCAGCAGCACCACAGgagtcctccctccccagtcctccctcaCGCCTCTGCTCTCTGTCACCAG GTGCTGGCAGACCTGAGGTCAGTGGCGGAGCCCTCCCCCGAGGCCCAGGAACTCAACACCCTCCTCCGAGGGTCGCACCTCCAG GCTCTTCTCTCGGCTCATGACACGGTGGCCCAGAAAGACTACGAGCCCGTGCTCCCGCCCCTCCCCGACAACCTGCCTGACGACGAGGAAGCCACCAGGATCGTCTGTCTCGTCAAGAACAAGCAGACGCTG GGGGCCACGATCAAGAGGAATGAAAGCACAGGAGAGATCTCCGTCGCTCGCGTCATCCACGGGGGACTGGCCGACCGCAGTG GTCTCCTGCACGCTGGGGACAGGATTATAGAGGTGAACGGTTACCCTGTAGAGGGCCTGGACCCAGAGCATGTTATACAGATACTG GCGCAGTCCCAAGGTACCATCATGTTCAAGGTTGTTCCCATCACAGAGAGAGCTGTTAACAACCAGACCATG CTGTACATGAGGGCCATGGCAGACTACAATCCCCAGCAGGACTCAGCGATCCCCTGCGCCGACGCTGGCATGAGCTTCAGGAGAGGAGATCTGCTGGAGATCGTGGATCAGACAGACGCCCTCTGGTGGCAGGCTAAGAAACTGCCCAGCACCTCGGCCTGCGCTGGTCTTGTCCCCTCCTCCAAGCTGCTGCGGAG GAAACAGAAGGAGTTCTGGTGGTCTCAACCTTTCCAACCTAGCACCTGCATCAAAACAT TGAGCACTGTGGAAGAGG AAGAAGACTTCCTGGCTATTGATGTGAAGGATGTTGAAGCAG ACGAGGAGGCGTTTGATTCTG AAGAACTAAAAGAAG ACGAGGGTGATTTCAGCAGCACTGATGGAGTCTATTTGG CTGGGTTCAGACGCAGCCTGCGTCTCTGTCGGCGGCGGTCACACAGCGCCAACCAGTCGTGCCACTCGCGCTGCGCCAGCGCCCTGGCCAATCCATACGAGGAGGTGGTGAGGTATCAGCGTCAGCCGCAGGACCAGCACCGCGTCATCGCCCTCCTGG GTCCCTCTGGCGTGGGAGTGAATGAACTTCGGAGAAGATTGATTGAAATCAACCCAGATTTCTTCCAGGGACCCGTACCCC ATACTACACGGGCACCCAAGAGCTATGAAAAGTCTGGCCGGGAGTATCACTTCATCGGCAGAGAAATGTTTGAGAACATGATGTTCAACCAGAG GTTCTTGGAATACGGGGAGTACAAGGGCCACCTCTACGGCACCAGTCTGGACGCTGTGAAGGACGTTCTGAGCAGAGGGAAAATGTGTGTCATTGACATCGAGCCTAAA GCCATCCCATACGTAAGGACCCATGAGCTGCGGGCCTACATCATCTTTGTGAAGCCTCCCTGTGCAGAACGTATGAGGGAGACCAGACAGAATGCCCAGATCACCCCCAACTACTACGTCAACAGACCTTTCAAA GAAGAGGACATCCAGGAGATCGAGGATGCCACCAGGAAGATGGAAATGCACTTCTGCCAGTTTTTCAACCACGTGATTGTGAACGACGATCTGCAAGATTCGTGCTTGCAGCTACTGACAGCCGTGAGGAGGGCGCAGGACGAACCCCAGTGGCTGCCAGTCAGCTGGATACGCCCCACCGACCAATCCTGA
- the lipt1 gene encoding lipoyltransferase 1, mitochondrial, with protein sequence MILRKCLQVREQSKACLQWARAKSTFTDLIDESGQSGVILKSMSTDIYENLAMEDWIHDYVDLQNRKILFLWRNGPAVVIGRHQNPWQECNLQLMRQRGIPLARRRSGGGTVYHDLGNVNLTFFTSKKKYDRNRNLHIVTSALKRLRPNLDVRATERFDILLNGHYKISGTAAKLGRTAAYHHCTLLCSADRALLSAVLKPTCQGIKSNATPSVPSPVKNLLDEDNTLDCDTIMNAVASQYNTEFGFSSPVTLVDPSDEFSFPGIHKMSSELKTWEWTLGRTPKFSISASFDLHDNSSRQNASLNIDIKNGIIDNCEIDLPPHWLPSDVRREFCMLLVGGKFCPNEMAVILAAFLRTTSQELKTKTYNLYQNVVSLM encoded by the coding sequence ATGATTTTAAGGAAATGTCTGCAAGTGCGTGAACAATCCAAAGCATGTTTACAATGGGCTCGAGCCAAAAGCACTTTTACAGATCTCATCGACGAGAGTGGACAGTCAGGTGTTATTCTTAAATCGATGTCAACGGATATTTATGAAAATTTAGCAATGGAAGACTGGATACATGACTATGTTGACCTACAGAATCGGAAAATACTTTTCCTGTGGAGAAACGGCCCAGCAGTGGTGATAGGGAGACACCAGAATCCGTGGCAGGAATGCAACCTTCAGCTCATGAGACAGCGTGGAATACCCCTCGCTAGAAGACGGAGTGGGGGCGGAACTGTTTATCACGATTTGGGGAATGTCAATTTGACATTCTTCACGTCCAAGAAAAAGTACGATCGCAACAGGAATCTCCACATAGTTACCAGTGCATTGAAACGACTTAGGCCGAACCTAGACGTGCGAGCCACGGAGCGATTTGACATTTTGCTCAATGGGCACTATAAAATCTCAGGGACCGCTGCAAAACTAGGGAGGACTGCAGCTTATCATCACTGCACTCTTCTGTGTTCTGCCGACCGGGCCTTGCTGTCTGCGGTGCTGAAGCCGACCTGTCAAGGCATTAAAAGCAATGCAACTCCAAGTGTGCCCTCGCCCGTGAAGAATCTCCTGGACGAGGACAACACGTTAGACTGTGACACTATCATGAATGCCGTTGCTTCCCAGTACAACACTGAGTTTGGTTTCAGCTCCCCTGTAACGCTTGTGGACCCCAGTGACGAGTTCTCATTCCCCGGTATACACAAAATGTCCAGCGAGCTTAAAACTTGGGAATGGACTTTAGGAAGGACTCCTAAATTTAGCATATCTGCGTCCTTTGATTTGCACGACAACTCGTCCAGACAAAATGCATCTCTAAACATTGACATCAAGAATGGCATCATAGACAACTGCGAAATTGATCTTCCACCGCATTGGTTGCCGTCAGATGTGCGTAGAGAGTTCTGCATGTTGTTGGTCGGTGGGAAATTCTGTCCGAATGAGATGGCAGTGATCCTAGCAGCATTTCTCAGGACGACTTCACAAGAACTCAAAACTAAGACATATAATCTGTATCAGAATGTTGTATCGCTCATGTGA
- the tsga10 gene encoding testis-specific gene 10 protein, whose translation MLRDRRCCSPSRGPSSSRSPTRHSPVKSGSYDCELMRVLRERDDMQSMLDKYERHLSEVQANVKVLSADRDKTSMHYQKAQEEIAALRREVIKSKSTRVGKGCVTAQSILKRVEAERDEAVSDLHRMSTERDSLRERLKISQETAINERAHLEQRVEDLQKTILTLEQERGDQLNKLSLMRDTVMRLEEELHCLDVKLAVSQEELGRARNESGMLRLSNTQTETALSDSQRRLTSRIGELQKVQERNRQLEEKNDSLLRQMCCLREEVGGLQSTIADLDLRRDSLHERLEKKSDLLVEAQNQLENKDVVIGSLRQNVEELDGTTQCLRDSLTGREREVEVLRQRLGDAGEELGAVAKVKDATLRENAMLREDLERARMDGQALQLRAEDSSQEVQNLHRKVQEYMSDISRIESLLAVKESECREQQEARRRVSAQAESWEEQARQAEGSLSQLRADLLTSDRDRLRLKDRVEGLETSLQEALLSERSCSSQLAQLSRSLQQKEEELRQVQDQHSSSYSDLEKIRELCVKLDASKESVQRELEACSSEVETLRKQLASERLSVKSLEAMLVSSREKELHRQLSSQEKHSQVHLLRDKLTVADSRASCQSREVAQLKTRSAQLEADLEMTKRQLSTERFERERAVLELRRQGLSSSSSGLRASPHPRRSTSPRVSWSPERPYRHSPPDHLGPDPSPERSLGF comes from the exons ATGCTGAGGGACAGGCGGTGCTGCAGCCCCTCCAGGGGCCCCTCCTCCAGCCGCAGCCCCACGCGACACAGCCCTGTCAAG TCGGGCAGCTACGACTGTGAGCTGATGAgggtgctgagagagagagacgacatGCAGAGCATGCTGGATAAGTACGAGCGCCACCTATCAGAGGTCCAGGCCAACGTCAAGGTGCTGAGTGCCGACCGAGATAAGACCAGCATGCACTACCAGAAG GCCCAGGAGGAGATCGCGGCGCTGAGGCGCGAGGTGATCAAGTCCAAGTCGACGCGCGTCGGCAAGGGATGCGTGACGGCCCAGAGCATCCTGAAACGCGTGGAGGCGGAGCGAGACGAGGCCGTGAGTGACCTCCATCGCATGAGCACGGAGAGAGACAGCCTGAGGGAACGTCTCAAG ATCTCCCAGGAGACAGCCATAAACGAGCGCGCCCACCTGGAGCAGAGGGTGGAGGACCTGCAGAAGACCATCCTCACT ctggagcaggagcgGGGCGACCAGTTGAACAAGCTGTCCCTGATGCGGGACACGGTaatgaggctggaggaggagctgcacTGCCTGGACGTGAAGCTGGCGGTCTCCCAGGAGGAGCTGGGCAGGGCCAGGAACGAGAGTGGGATGCTAAG ACTGTCCAACACCCAGACGGAGACAGCCCTGAGTGACAGCCAGCGCAGACTGACCTCTAGGATTGGAGAGCTGCAGAAAGTgcaggagagaaacagacagctggaggagaagaatg attcTCTGCTGAGGCAGAtgtgctgtctgagagaggaggtggggggtctCCAGTCCACCATAGCAGACCTGGACCTACGCAGAGACTCCCTGCACGAGCGTCTGGAGAAGAAAAGTGACCTCCTCGTCGAGGCCCAAAACCAGCTTGAAAATAAG GATGTGGTAATTGGGAGTCTGAGGCAGAATGTTGAGGAGTTAGACGGCACGACACA GTGTCTGAGGGACTCACTGACTGGGCGTGAGCGTGAGGTGGAGGtgctgaggcagaggctgggaGACGCAGGGGAGGAGCTTGGGGCGGTCGCCAAGGTGAAGGACGCCACCCTGCGGGAGAACGCGATGCTCCGAGAGGACCTGGAGAGAGCCAGAATGGACGGCCAG GCTCTGCAGCTCAGAGCAGAGGACTCCTCCCAGGAAGTGCAGAACCTTCATAGGAAGGTGCAGGAGTACATGTCTGACATCTCCCGCATCGAGAGCCTGCTCGCTGTCAAG GAGAGCGAGTGCAGGGAGCAGCAGGAGGCCCGTCGCCGTGTGTCTGCCCAGGCggagagctgggaggagcaGGCGCGCCAGGCTGAGGGCAGCCTGAGCCAGCTGAGGGCTGACCTCCTGACCTCCGACAGGGACAGACTCAGGCTGAaggacagggtggagggccTGGAGACCAGCCTGCAAGAG gccttgCTGTCAGAGCGGAGTTGCAGCAGCCAGCTGGCTCAGCTGAGCAGGAGTCTGcagcagaaagaggaggagttaAGGCAGGTCCAGGACCAgcactcctcctcctactcGGACCTGGAGAAGATCCGCGAGCTCTGCGTCAAGCTGGACGCCAGCAAGGAGAGT GTGCAGCGGGAGCTGGAGGCTTGCAGCTCGGAGGTGGAGACCCTCCGTAAGCAGCTGGCCAGCGAGCGGCTCAGCGTGAAGAGCCTGGAGGCCATGCTGGTGTCCTCCAGGGAGAAGGAGCTCCACAGACAGCTCAGCTCCCAGGAGAAACACAGCCAGGTCCATCTGCTCCGAGACAAGCTCACCGTGGCTGACAGCAGggc GAGCTGTCAGAGCAGGGAGGTGGCCCAGCTGAAGACCCGGTCAGCACAGCTGGAGGCGGACCTGGAGATGACCAAGAGACAGCTCTCCACAGAACGCTTCGAGag ggagcGAGCGGTGCTGGAGTTGCGGCGTCAGggtctttcctcctcttcctccggccTGCgtgcctcccctcacccccgtcGTTCCACCAGCCCACGGGTGTCCTGGTCCCCTGAACGCCCCTACCGCCACAGCCCCCCCGACCACCTGGGCCCCGATCCCTCCCCCGAGAG GAGTCTGGGTTTCTAA